The following coding sequences are from one Leptolyngbya sp. NIES-3755 window:
- a CDS encoding putative glycosyl transferase (similar to AA sequence:cyanobase_aa:LBDG_55690) — protein sequence MTFSKLPISVLIPARNEEANLPACLESVARADEVFVVDSQSSDRSVEIAEKYGANVVQFHFNGRWPKKKNWSLENLPFRNEWVLIVDCDERITPELWEEIETAIQNSEFEGYYLNRKVFFLGQWIRYGGKYPDWNLRLFQHKKGRYENLSTEAIRNTGDNEVHEHVVMSGKVGYLKNDMLHIDFKDLYHWLERHNRYSNWEAQVYLNLLTGKGDDGTIGANLFGDSVQRKRFLKRIWVRLPFKPTLRFLLAYVFRLGFLDGKAGYIYARLLSQYEFQIGVKLFELQQFGGTLNTPKPVTQAIVQPES from the coding sequence ATGACTTTCTCTAAACTCCCCATTTCGGTGCTCATTCCTGCCCGCAATGAAGAAGCCAATTTGCCCGCCTGTCTTGAAAGTGTGGCGAGAGCCGATGAAGTGTTTGTTGTGGATTCGCAGAGTAGCGATCGATCGGTTGAAATTGCAGAAAAGTATGGGGCGAATGTCGTTCAGTTTCACTTCAATGGACGATGGCCCAAAAAGAAGAATTGGTCGCTGGAAAATTTGCCGTTTCGGAATGAATGGGTGCTGATTGTTGATTGTGATGAGCGGATCACACCGGAGCTATGGGAAGAGATTGAGACGGCGATTCAAAATTCAGAGTTTGAAGGGTATTATCTCAATCGCAAAGTGTTCTTTCTGGGTCAATGGATTCGATATGGTGGCAAGTATCCGGACTGGAATTTGAGACTGTTTCAACACAAAAAAGGACGCTACGAAAATCTTAGTACCGAGGCGATTCGGAATACTGGAGATAACGAAGTTCACGAACACGTTGTGATGTCAGGAAAAGTTGGCTATCTGAAAAATGATATGCTGCACATCGATTTCAAGGATTTGTATCACTGGTTAGAACGGCATAATCGCTACTCGAATTGGGAAGCACAGGTTTATTTGAATTTGCTGACTGGGAAGGGCGATGACGGCACGATCGGAGCAAATCTATTTGGGGATTCGGTGCAGCGGAAACGATTCTTGAAGCGGATTTGGGTAAGATTGCCATTCAAGCCAACGTTGCGATTTCTATTGGCGTATGTGTTTCGCTTGGGATTCCTGGATGGTAAAGCAGGCTATATCTATGCACGGTTGCTGAGTCAGTACGAATTTCAAATTGGCGTGAAATTGTTTGAATTGCAGCAGTTTGGCGGCACGTTGAATACTCCGAAACCGGTTACTCAAGCGATCGTACAACCGGAATCATGA
- a CDS encoding glycosyl transferase group 1 (similar to AA sequence:cyanobase_aa:LBDG_52720), with protein sequence MRVLIYSYNYHPEPIGIAPLMTELAEGLVRRGHQVRVITGMPNYPQRQIYEGYRGKLYSTEERNGVTIQRSYMWVKPKPSLIDRLLLDSSFVFTSFFQALKGWRPDVILLTVPPLPVCVPAALLSWLHNCPIVLNVQDILPEAAVHVGLLKNKTMIRVFEALEKFAYRTAHTISVIADGFVENLENKGVPSHKLTCIPNWVDTGFIRPMSKEENAFRRENGLDGKFVVLYAGNIALTQGLETVIEAAAKLQHVPEIAFAIVGEPKAIAQLKQHCERLGANNVKLLPFQPREKLPEMLAAADVGLIVQKSNVVSFNMPSKTQVLLASGRAVIASVPSTGSAAKAIEKSRGGIVVEPENPEALAHQILELYQNPELATKLGKQGRQYAIERYSFEQALNQYEALFEKVANIPSVKPAYRLSVDKSSS encoded by the coding sequence ATGCGTGTTTTGATCTATTCCTACAACTATCATCCAGAACCGATAGGCATTGCGCCTTTAATGACCGAACTTGCTGAAGGGTTAGTTCGACGGGGGCATCAAGTCAGAGTCATCACCGGAATGCCCAATTATCCGCAACGCCAGATTTATGAAGGTTATCGCGGTAAGCTCTACAGCACTGAAGAACGCAACGGTGTCACGATTCAGCGCAGTTATATGTGGGTCAAACCGAAACCCAGTTTAATCGATCGGCTTCTCCTCGATAGCAGTTTTGTCTTTACCAGTTTTTTCCAGGCGTTGAAGGGTTGGCGACCAGATGTAATTTTGCTAACGGTTCCGCCACTTCCGGTTTGTGTTCCTGCTGCTCTCCTGAGTTGGTTACACAATTGCCCGATCGTGTTAAATGTTCAAGATATTCTCCCCGAAGCAGCGGTTCATGTTGGATTGCTGAAGAATAAGACCATGATTCGGGTGTTTGAAGCCCTAGAAAAGTTTGCTTATCGAACGGCTCATACGATTAGTGTGATTGCAGATGGGTTTGTTGAGAACCTAGAAAACAAAGGTGTACCGTCCCATAAGCTCACTTGCATTCCGAACTGGGTCGATACAGGTTTTATTCGTCCCATGTCTAAGGAAGAGAATGCGTTTCGTCGTGAGAATGGGTTAGATGGAAAATTTGTCGTTCTCTATGCGGGAAATATTGCGCTGACACAAGGTTTAGAGACCGTGATCGAAGCGGCTGCGAAACTGCAACATGTTCCAGAAATTGCTTTTGCGATCGTAGGAGAGCCGAAAGCGATCGCGCAATTGAAACAGCACTGTGAACGACTCGGGGCGAATAATGTGAAACTTTTACCGTTCCAGCCGCGTGAGAAATTACCGGAAATGTTGGCGGCGGCAGATGTGGGATTGATTGTGCAAAAGAGCAATGTGGTTTCGTTTAACATGCCGTCGAAAACTCAGGTATTACTTGCGAGTGGTCGGGCTGTCATTGCTTCGGTTCCGAGTACGGGAAGTGCGGCGAAAGCGATCGAGAAAAGTCGCGGTGGCATCGTTGTTGAGCCAGAAAATCCAGAAGCTTTGGCGCATCAGATTTTGGAACTGTATCAGAATCCGGAACTGGCGACGAAGCTTGGAAAGCAGGGACGGCAATATGCGATCGAGCGATATTCATTCGAGCAAGCACTTAATCAATATGAGGCACTATTCGAGAAAGTTGCGAATATTCCATCTGTGAAACCTGCATATCGATTGAGTGTGGATAAATCGAGTAGTTAG
- a CDS encoding hypothetical protein (similar to AA sequence:cyanobase_aa:MAE59320) has translation MVSNLQETVIYPDSDGQPMSDNTKQFRWIVEIKQNLDWLFANDPTVFVAGDLLWYPIEGRPDIRNAPDVMVVFGRPKADRGSYQQWREEHIAPQVVFEILSPGNTKTEMEKKLLFYDRHQIREYYIYDPDTNLLSGWQRTEDGLDAIAQMANWTSPRLGIRFDLSGEELRIYYPDGTRFRSFNEIQESLEQANESLERERQRAEELEATLRQYRERFGDLSD, from the coding sequence ATGGTTTCCAATCTGCAAGAAACCGTCATTTATCCCGATAGTGACGGTCAGCCGATGTCGGATAACACCAAGCAGTTTCGTTGGATTGTTGAGATTAAACAAAATTTGGATTGGCTGTTTGCCAATGATCCGACTGTTTTTGTGGCAGGAGATTTACTGTGGTATCCGATCGAAGGTCGTCCTGATATCCGAAATGCTCCCGATGTCATGGTCGTGTTTGGCAGACCCAAAGCGGATCGTGGCTCTTATCAGCAGTGGAGAGAAGAACATATCGCGCCTCAAGTCGTATTCGAGATTCTGTCTCCAGGCAATACCAAGACGGAGATGGAGAAAAAGCTACTGTTTTACGATCGACATCAAATTCGAGAGTATTACATTTACGACCCAGACACTAATTTGTTAAGCGGTTGGCAACGAACAGAAGATGGGCTGGATGCGATCGCGCAAATGGCAAATTGGACAAGTCCGCGACTTGGAATTCGCTTTGATCTCTCTGGCGAAGAGTTGCGAATCTATTACCCGGATGGTACTCGATTTCGCTCTTTCAACGAGATTCAGGAGTCGCTAGAGCAAGCGAATGAGTCTCTGGAGCGAGAACGCCAGCGTGCAGAGGAATTAGAAGCGACGCTAAGACAATATCGAGAACGCTTTGGAGATTTATCAGATTAG
- a CDS encoding 6-phosphogluconate dehydrogenase (similar to AA sequence:cyanobase_aa:LBDG_52710) codes for MTKIGFIGTGLMGLPMAQRLIEAGHLVTAYNRTAEKLNALSGAANTQCSVATVSSASEAIAASECVILMLTNAQAIQETLLSEPSVLRDRTVIQMSTIAPDESKAIRDQVVAAGGNYLEAPVLGSIPEVRSGKLIVMVGAEPEQFEHWRSLLQIFGESPILLGSVGSAATVKLALNQLIGSLTSAFAASLGLVLRQNVDVEAFMKILRQSALYAPTFDKKLQRMVDRDFENPNFPTKHLQKDIGLFIETAQSANLETASVEGVQEVLNRAIAENLSDLDYAALFSIVCPDR; via the coding sequence ATGACGAAGATTGGATTTATCGGCACAGGGTTGATGGGTTTACCGATGGCACAGCGCTTGATCGAGGCGGGTCATTTGGTCACTGCTTACAATCGAACTGCTGAAAAATTGAACGCTCTCAGTGGAGCCGCGAACACGCAGTGCAGCGTAGCTACCGTTTCTTCTGCTTCGGAAGCGATCGCGGCTTCTGAGTGTGTAATTCTCATGCTCACGAATGCTCAGGCAATCCAAGAAACTCTGTTATCTGAGCCGTCCGTTTTACGCGATCGTACTGTGATTCAAATGAGTACGATTGCGCCTGATGAAAGTAAAGCCATTCGGGATCAAGTCGTTGCCGCAGGTGGAAACTATCTTGAAGCTCCAGTTTTAGGCAGTATTCCTGAAGTGCGATCGGGGAAATTAATCGTCATGGTTGGAGCCGAACCGGAACAATTTGAACACTGGCGATCTCTGCTGCAAATCTTTGGAGAAAGCCCGATTTTGCTCGGTTCAGTGGGTTCCGCTGCGACCGTGAAGCTTGCATTAAATCAATTGATTGGATCGTTAACGAGTGCGTTCGCTGCGAGTCTTGGATTAGTGCTTCGTCAAAATGTTGATGTTGAAGCGTTCATGAAAATTTTGCGGCAAAGTGCTTTGTATGCGCCAACCTTTGACAAGAAATTGCAAAGAATGGTCGATCGAGATTTTGAAAATCCAAACTTCCCTACAAAACATTTACAGAAAGATATTGGATTATTTATCGAAACTGCACAATCAGCGAATCTTGAAACAGCATCAGTCGAAGGTGTTCAAGAAGTTTTGAACCGCGCCATTGCTGAGAATCTTTCAGATCTTGACTATGCGGCTTTATTCTCGATCGTTTGTCCCGATCGCTAA
- a CDS encoding Hpt domain protein (similar to AA sequence:cyanobase_aa:LBDG_52700) codes for MQSVKQQQILGYFIEEAKEHLDTIEQGLVDLAATMADSERVNELFRAAHSVKGGAAMLGFDGIQKTAHHFEDCFKILKEHPVKIDQRLEDLFLKGFDTLKELIEALQSPFGLREEDALQAVSEAEPTFRELQSYLNTLIAGKSSSPKSSSSQTAATQITAVLKAMLQLFKQGDSQKGRQQLVALCNRLIQISSTTPNWVKLLQTAQRAIANPKNNYATLAPVVIKNLKQASDLLLTGSANKISVSETLQNLVNPPAQATKSTPAPAVKQQISIPLEPRAAARSLLESFNKSELIEIADFIMKAIQ; via the coding sequence GTGCAATCTGTTAAGCAACAGCAAATTCTCGGCTATTTCATCGAAGAAGCGAAAGAACATCTGGACACGATCGAGCAAGGTTTGGTCGATCTCGCGGCAACGATGGCAGATTCTGAGCGCGTGAACGAACTTTTTCGAGCGGCTCACTCGGTCAAAGGAGGCGCTGCCATGCTCGGTTTTGATGGCATCCAAAAAACGGCTCACCATTTCGAGGACTGCTTCAAAATCCTCAAAGAGCACCCGGTTAAAATCGACCAACGCTTAGAAGATCTGTTTCTCAAAGGCTTTGACACGCTAAAAGAGTTGATCGAAGCGTTGCAAAGTCCGTTTGGATTAAGAGAAGAAGATGCCCTACAAGCGGTTTCCGAAGCAGAACCTACCTTCCGAGAACTGCAATCCTACCTCAATACGTTAATTGCAGGAAAAAGCTCATCTCCCAAATCGTCTTCCTCTCAAACCGCTGCAACTCAGATTACGGCTGTTCTCAAAGCGATGTTGCAACTATTCAAACAGGGTGATTCTCAGAAAGGACGGCAGCAATTAGTCGCGCTCTGTAATCGTTTGATTCAAATCAGCAGCACCACTCCGAACTGGGTGAAATTGCTACAAACAGCACAAAGAGCGATCGCGAATCCAAAAAATAATTATGCAACTCTCGCTCCTGTCGTGATCAAGAATTTGAAGCAAGCCAGCGATTTGCTCTTAACCGGAAGTGCTAACAAAATCAGCGTGAGTGAGACGCTGCAAAATCTAGTCAATCCGCCTGCTCAGGCTACAAAATCTACTCCTGCACCTGCCGTCAAACAGCAAATCTCGATCCCGCTCGAACCCAGAGCTGCTGCTCGATCGCTACTCGAATCCTTTAACAAATCCGAACTGATCGAAATTGCTGACTTCATCATGAAAGCGATCCAATAA
- a CDS encoding hypothetical protein (similar to AA sequence:cyanobase_aa:LBDG_52690): MEQSNLLELAKQGEPNAIAALMNAVLSPKGITARAGMDQDCLCIFLESQKPLNQETLVAFIQKGLLELGNDSIRSVRAQGKRLGEESFAWTREFSLRSTEPTSRVATLTPPVELEDEEHEEAIVEDSIEEEEFEEESLSFRGWLKTRWRVYAIPVALVVIGGFIAGGTMAFWSTAKSQSQGSIDSVTKPHQDSASEKQKEAETYLKAMTAAQQKFYQQNNRFAKSLEELERSANVISQSYSYAYRLRVGTDSVITAVPREADLKSYVGIVALTPSGTESLICRSLKPSTQAPEKPKAAKTTKKLTCPARSQKL; the protein is encoded by the coding sequence ATGGAACAGTCGAATCTATTAGAACTCGCGAAGCAAGGTGAACCCAATGCGATCGCTGCCTTGATGAATGCGGTGTTGTCCCCGAAAGGCATTACGGCACGTGCGGGAATGGATCAGGACTGTCTGTGCATTTTTTTGGAGTCTCAGAAGCCGCTGAATCAAGAAACATTAGTGGCATTTATTCAGAAGGGACTGTTGGAATTAGGGAATGACTCAATTCGATCGGTGCGAGCACAAGGAAAACGGCTCGGAGAAGAGAGTTTTGCCTGGACACGGGAATTTTCATTGCGATCGACGGAACCCACTTCACGAGTCGCAACGCTCACCCCTCCGGTCGAATTAGAAGATGAAGAGCATGAAGAAGCGATCGTAGAAGATTCCATTGAAGAAGAAGAGTTTGAAGAGGAATCATTATCGTTTCGGGGCTGGCTCAAAACTCGGTGGCGGGTCTATGCAATTCCGGTCGCGCTAGTGGTAATTGGTGGATTTATCGCAGGCGGCACAATGGCGTTTTGGTCAACGGCGAAGAGTCAGTCGCAAGGCTCGATCGATTCTGTGACCAAGCCGCATCAAGATAGCGCGAGTGAGAAACAGAAAGAAGCGGAAACTTATCTCAAGGCAATGACCGCTGCACAACAGAAGTTTTATCAGCAAAACAATCGATTTGCGAAAAGTTTAGAAGAATTAGAGCGATCGGCAAATGTGATTTCTCAGAGCTACAGCTATGCGTATCGATTACGAGTGGGAACCGATTCGGTGATCACAGCCGTTCCGCGTGAAGCAGATTTGAAGAGCTATGTTGGGATTGTTGCGCTCACGCCATCAGGGACAGAAAGCTTGATTTGTCGATCGCTCAAACCTTCGACGCAAGCTCCTGAGAAACCGAAAGCGGCAAAAACTACGAAGAAACTGACTTGTCCGGCTCGATCTCAGAAACTTTAG
- a CDS encoding acetolactate synthase, small subunit (similar to AA sequence:cyanobase_aa:LBDG_50980) produces MKHTLSVLVEDEAGVLTRIAGLFARRGFNIESLAVGPAEQMGVSRITMVVPGDDRVIEQLTKQLYKLINVIKVQDITEVPCVERELMLLKVNAGSSTRSEIVELAQIFRARVVDVAEDSLTLEVVGDPGKMVAIVQVLQKFGLREIARTGKIALSRESGVNTEFLKSLEAKV; encoded by the coding sequence ATGAAGCACACGCTCTCGGTTTTGGTCGAGGATGAAGCCGGGGTTCTGACTCGGATTGCAGGGTTGTTCGCCCGTCGTGGTTTCAATATCGAAAGTCTGGCAGTGGGACCCGCTGAACAAATGGGCGTTTCCCGAATCACAATGGTAGTTCCCGGAGACGATCGAGTGATCGAGCAGTTGACCAAACAACTCTACAAGTTGATCAACGTGATCAAGGTTCAAGACATTACCGAAGTTCCGTGTGTTGAACGCGAACTGATGTTGCTCAAAGTAAATGCAGGCAGTTCCACGCGATCGGAAATTGTGGAACTGGCGCAGATTTTCCGGGCGCGTGTGGTGGATGTCGCAGAAGATTCGCTAACTCTGGAAGTGGTGGGCGATCCAGGAAAAATGGTTGCGATCGTTCAAGTGCTGCAAAAATTTGGACTGCGCGAAATTGCTCGGACAGGCAAAATCGCTCTCAGCCGCGAATCGGGCGTAAATACAGAATTCCTCAAATCGCTTGAAGCAAAGGTGTAG
- a CDS encoding hypothetical protein (similar to AA sequence:cyanobase_aa:LBDG_50970), which yields MGWLQRLFGQEKPANPQQAVSGQAAPEAVASAPAEAQVGGTIAPERVGLNGEYDQSGLAKRVALAFDQDPQLDDVNTLWVAQLGTTVVLKGSVPSQDVLTKMVQVASGVNGAQSVDTNQVQVS from the coding sequence ATGGGTTGGTTACAAAGACTTTTTGGACAAGAGAAGCCCGCAAACCCTCAACAGGCGGTGAGCGGTCAGGCGGCTCCGGAGGCAGTGGCATCTGCCCCTGCGGAGGCTCAAGTGGGCGGTACGATCGCGCCTGAACGGGTGGGATTGAATGGTGAGTATGACCAAAGTGGTTTGGCGAAGCGCGTGGCGTTGGCGTTTGACCAAGATCCTCAGTTGGATGATGTGAATACGCTTTGGGTGGCGCAGTTGGGAACGACTGTGGTGCTGAAAGGGAGTGTTCCAAGTCAAGATGTTTTGACCAAGATGGTGCAGGTTGCCAGCGGCGTGAATGGTGCACAATCTGTCGATACAAATCAGGTTCAGGTCAGCTAG
- a CDS encoding phosphoglucosamine mutase (similar to AA sequence:cyanobase_aa:LBDG_50960), whose protein sequence is MAHAPMTITTINPIQFGTDGWRGVIAADFTFDRVMKVAPIAAQVLSEVYGAETGSNTVIVGYDRRFLSEEFARTAAESIRRIGFDILFSESFAPTPAFSWAAKKLNALGAIVITASHNPGNYSGLKVKSAHGGSVPPEVTKKIEALLAKNEPATEETPGTFTTFDPWESYCEGLRSLVDTSAIKSAIEQGKVTVFADVMHGAAATGLSRLLGVEIHELNSDRDPLFEGGAPEPLPKYLPKILHTIQNFDGNSLAVGLVFDGDADRVGAVDAKGNFLSSQILIPILLEHLVDKGFTGEFVKTVSGSDLMPLVAKLYGLPVYETPIGYKYIADRMLETKVLLGGEESGGIGYGHHIPERDALLSALYVLETVVQTGTDLGELYRRLQKRAGFSAEYDRIDLPLASMEVRAKLLEQLKTQPPQAIAGRTVVNCQTDDGYKFRLEDQSWLLIRFSGTEPVLRLYCEASSIEQVHQTLNWAKDWAS, encoded by the coding sequence ATGGCTCACGCGCCGATGACGATTACAACGATTAACCCGATTCAGTTTGGTACGGATGGCTGGCGCGGCGTGATTGCTGCTGATTTTACCTTCGATCGAGTGATGAAAGTCGCTCCGATCGCGGCTCAAGTTCTGTCTGAAGTGTACGGTGCAGAAACCGGGAGCAATACTGTGATCGTGGGTTACGATCGCCGTTTCTTATCCGAAGAGTTCGCCCGAACTGCGGCAGAATCAATCCGCAGAATTGGCTTTGATATTCTGTTTTCTGAAAGTTTTGCTCCGACTCCCGCCTTTAGTTGGGCTGCTAAAAAACTGAATGCGTTAGGCGCGATCGTCATTACTGCAAGCCATAATCCTGGGAACTATTCAGGCTTGAAAGTCAAAAGCGCTCACGGGGGATCAGTTCCACCCGAAGTCACGAAAAAGATCGAAGCATTACTCGCAAAGAACGAACCTGCGACTGAAGAGACACCCGGAACATTCACGACCTTCGATCCTTGGGAAAGTTACTGTGAAGGACTCCGATCGCTGGTCGATACCTCTGCAATCAAAAGTGCGATCGAGCAAGGAAAAGTCACTGTATTCGCGGATGTCATGCACGGAGCAGCGGCGACTGGATTATCGAGATTGCTTGGAGTTGAAATTCATGAACTGAACAGCGATCGCGATCCTCTGTTTGAAGGTGGCGCACCGGAACCTTTACCAAAGTATCTTCCCAAAATTCTCCACACCATCCAGAACTTTGATGGCAACAGTTTAGCGGTTGGATTGGTATTTGATGGAGATGCCGATCGAGTAGGCGCGGTCGATGCAAAAGGGAATTTCCTCAGTTCTCAAATTCTGATTCCGATCTTGCTCGAACACTTAGTAGACAAAGGCTTTACAGGTGAATTTGTCAAAACTGTGAGCGGTTCAGATCTGATGCCCTTGGTTGCAAAACTCTACGGATTGCCTGTGTATGAAACCCCGATCGGGTACAAGTACATTGCCGATCGTATGCTCGAAACGAAAGTGTTACTGGGCGGCGAAGAATCCGGCGGAATCGGCTACGGACATCACATTCCAGAACGGGATGCGTTACTCTCTGCTTTGTACGTCCTCGAAACTGTGGTTCAAACTGGAACCGATTTAGGCGAACTCTATCGTCGTTTGCAAAAGAGAGCAGGATTTTCGGCAGAATACGATCGCATCGATCTCCCGCTTGCCAGCATGGAAGTTCGCGCCAAATTGTTAGAGCAATTGAAAACGCAACCTCCGCAAGCGATCGCTGGCAGAACCGTAGTCAATTGCCAAACCGATGACGGTTACAAATTCCGATTAGAAGATCAAAGCTGGCTCTTGATTCGCTTTAGTGGAACGGAACCTGTCTTGCGTTTGTACTGTGAAGCGTCATCGATCGAGCAAGTTCACCAAACTCTAAATTGGGCAAAAGACTGGGCAAGCTAA
- a CDS encoding major facilitator transporter (similar to AA sequence:cyanobase_aa:LBDG_50950), whose product MRTSLVWMMAIASGASVANLYYNQPLLAKIAHQFGVSAAEVGAIPMLTQMGYAIGVLLIVPLGDRLERRRLIVIMTICSAIALLVAATATDLIWMSVASFAIGVSAVSAQILVPFAAQLCEPAQRGKVVGMVMSGLFIGILVARTVSGFVGQRFGWQAMYWLGSGAMIVLAIVLSKQLPRYQSSLKMAYPALLRSMFGLIQREPALQISSWIGAMSFGAFSVFWSTLVFLLAQPPYRYGSDVAGLFGLIGVVGALAAPIVGRIADRRSPGFTVQLGILMTTSSFLVFWIFGKQLLGLILGVILLDLGVQTTQISNQATIYRLPAEFHSRLNAMYIMLYFVGGALGSYLGTSAWNRAQWNGVCAIGFVMMLSAWCGLFWRQQRLKNVA is encoded by the coding sequence ATGCGAACTTCGTTAGTTTGGATGATGGCGATCGCGTCAGGGGCATCGGTCGCGAATTTGTACTACAATCAGCCGCTTTTAGCGAAGATTGCTCATCAGTTTGGGGTGTCGGCTGCGGAGGTGGGAGCAATTCCCATGTTGACGCAGATGGGATATGCGATCGGAGTGTTATTAATTGTGCCATTGGGCGATCGATTAGAGCGGCGACGATTGATTGTGATCATGACGATCTGTAGTGCGATCGCGCTTTTGGTAGCCGCAACCGCGACAGATTTGATTTGGATGAGCGTGGCGAGTTTTGCGATCGGGGTCAGTGCAGTATCGGCTCAGATTCTTGTTCCATTTGCAGCCCAATTGTGTGAACCTGCACAGCGGGGAAAAGTGGTTGGAATGGTGATGAGTGGATTGTTTATTGGCATTTTGGTGGCGCGGACTGTGAGCGGATTTGTGGGGCAGCGATTCGGGTGGCAAGCGATGTATTGGTTGGGAAGTGGAGCAATGATTGTTTTAGCGATCGTGCTTTCTAAACAGCTACCGCGCTATCAATCGAGCTTGAAAATGGCGTATCCCGCATTACTACGATCGATGTTCGGTTTGATCCAACGAGAGCCAGCCCTTCAGATTTCATCTTGGATTGGAGCGATGTCGTTTGGAGCATTTAGCGTGTTCTGGAGTACGCTTGTGTTTCTATTAGCTCAGCCACCTTATCGGTATGGAAGTGATGTCGCGGGATTGTTTGGATTGATCGGAGTCGTGGGAGCATTAGCAGCTCCGATCGTGGGAAGAATTGCCGATCGTAGGAGTCCAGGATTTACAGTTCAGCTAGGAATTCTGATGACGACCAGTTCGTTTTTAGTGTTCTGGATTTTTGGGAAGCAATTACTGGGATTGATTCTGGGCGTGATTCTCTTAGATTTGGGGGTGCAAACGACGCAGATTTCTAATCAAGCGACGATCTATCGATTGCCTGCTGAATTTCATAGTCGGTTGAATGCAATGTACATCATGCTTTACTTTGTCGGTGGCGCATTGGGATCGTACTTAGGAACTTCGGCTTGGAATCGGGCACAGTGGAATGGCGTTTGTGCGATCGGGTTTGTGATGATGTTGTCGGCTTGGTGTGGATTGTTCTGGCGACAACAGCGATTAAAGAATGTTGCATGA
- a CDS encoding peptidoglycan-binding domain 1 protein (similar to AA sequence:cyanobase_aa:LBDG_02350) produces MNPEPSELPILYPWDQGGKVMELQELLRAHGFEVRLNGDFDRYTEAAVKAYQHQQGLRIDGVVGEKTWMALTSLVQPGTRSLKCGCWGADVCELQGLLLVHGYSIARSRMFDDATEAAVRDFQERSRLRVTGVVDATTWTFLRGRGLSTPPPKQNRWIMNPRKWW; encoded by the coding sequence ATGAATCCTGAACCGTCTGAGTTACCGATACTTTACCCGTGGGATCAAGGTGGCAAAGTGATGGAATTGCAGGAACTCTTGCGGGCACATGGATTTGAGGTCAGATTGAATGGAGACTTCGATCGATATACTGAAGCTGCCGTGAAAGCTTACCAACATCAGCAAGGATTGAGAATTGATGGGGTGGTTGGTGAAAAAACTTGGATGGCGTTAACTTCCTTAGTGCAACCTGGAACGCGATCGCTGAAATGTGGATGTTGGGGAGCGGATGTTTGTGAACTTCAAGGATTGTTATTAGTGCATGGATACAGCATTGCTCGGAGTCGAATGTTCGATGATGCGACAGAAGCAGCAGTGAGAGATTTTCAGGAGCGATCGCGTTTACGGGTGACTGGAGTTGTAGATGCAACGACTTGGACATTTTTGAGAGGGCGTGGACTCTCTACACCGCCCCCGAAGCAGAATCGTTGGATCATGAATCCGCGTAAATGGTGGTAA